A stretch of the Leptospira harrisiae genome encodes the following:
- a CDS encoding SMP-30/gluconolactonase/LRE family protein, whose translation MYLNLLKLSKKQKVNISFFVFVSCLVFISCKTPEEYFKNQIKDPVELSYNPIIDSIKSEGDPIKKNVTIDGNVLPAQDEILLQEELNRAFVASIDGWIWKVDLAENTFEPFVKTPLLPGGMVFHPKNQDIIYMCLSRGKEHKDSLVDGPGIYELKISTKQLRKIGTRVPNVDKSIEVSQGKIGKFFPWNNETKIPIVQLNESNSRNVEKADDIAISNDGERIYFTEPYDHPNSILGVSSQSKHEVLTLGRNGHLWKYDIKDNTVSLVAHQYTYLDGILLEYSDNNNNESSILLNELSKSRLIRLHLSGDKKGEDEVVIDGLPGFPDGMDRDQVGRIWIAIPVERSKLITWLHKHPFWKLLVLYIPESLLPVSKKTGLLALSPNGSKPLYFAMHDGSLFSHIIVVVPGKNKLYLAVYQDGFKGFVTMPYPNNI comes from the coding sequence ATGTATCTTAATCTATTGAAATTATCTAAAAAACAAAAAGTTAATATATCTTTTTTTGTATTCGTTTCATGTTTAGTTTTCATTTCATGTAAAACACCAGAAGAATACTTTAAAAATCAAATCAAAGATCCTGTTGAACTTTCTTATAACCCTATAATAGATTCTATTAAATCAGAGGGAGATCCTATTAAAAAGAATGTTACAATCGATGGAAATGTTCTACCTGCCCAAGATGAAATCCTTTTGCAAGAAGAATTAAATCGTGCATTTGTTGCATCCATAGATGGCTGGATTTGGAAAGTTGACTTAGCAGAAAACACCTTCGAACCATTTGTTAAAACTCCTTTGTTACCGGGTGGAATGGTTTTTCATCCAAAAAACCAAGATATTATTTATATGTGTTTGTCACGTGGCAAAGAACATAAGGATTCTTTAGTGGATGGCCCGGGTATATATGAATTAAAAATTTCCACTAAACAATTACGTAAAATTGGAACAAGAGTGCCAAATGTTGATAAATCAATAGAAGTCTCTCAAGGAAAAATTGGAAAATTTTTTCCTTGGAACAATGAAACAAAAATCCCCATTGTCCAATTGAATGAATCAAATAGCCGTAATGTGGAAAAGGCTGATGACATAGCGATTAGTAATGATGGAGAGCGTATTTATTTTACAGAACCTTACGACCATCCAAATTCTATTCTTGGTGTAAGTTCTCAATCAAAACATGAAGTTCTTACTTTAGGAAGGAATGGACATCTCTGGAAATATGATATAAAGGATAATACGGTTAGCCTTGTCGCTCACCAATATACATATTTAGATGGCATATTATTAGAATATTCAGATAATAATAATAATGAATCATCAATACTTTTAAATGAACTCTCAAAATCAAGACTCATACGTCTGCATTTATCTGGAGATAAAAAAGGAGAAGACGAAGTAGTTATCGATGGCCTACCGGGATTTCCGGATGGGATGGATAGAGACCAGGTTGGTCGAATTTGGATCGCTATCCCAGTGGAAAGGTCAAAGTTAATCACTTGGTTGCATAAACATCCATTTTGGAAACTTCTTGTTTTGTACATACCTGAAAGTCTTCTTCCGGTATCTAAAAAAACGGGTCTTCTTGCGTTATCGCCTAACGGATCTAAACCTTTATATTTTGCTATGCATGATGGAAGTTTGTTTTCTCATATTATTGTTGTTGTGCCGGGAAAAAACAAACTATATTTAGCAGTTTACCAAGATGGATTCAAAGGTTTTGTCACAATGCCTTACCCTAACAATATTTAG
- a CDS encoding M24 family metallopeptidase → MPLLQEKGFLSKLSSKLSKLKSESIRIPTIEEKNGFLKAQKLAYECVTTIEKEMLPGWTEKQTAKRMNEFLRDHGVKTFLHRPFAWFGEHARFDGYQRFTQFHPGKKRLVEEESFILDVSPVVDGYIGDIGYSSSLIKNSELDSGMKYLLQLRDEIPKYFSSSMTPSEIWWKIDIDAKNSGFDNVHSLYPFAVLGHRVYKVNLPNISFPLLPVSFASWFSMQGSYEFLSHKVLPELLTPDHEGDKVGLWAIEPHLGRGKTGFKFEEILVVEENKAYWLDDEVPHVKKYQLLKGLS, encoded by the coding sequence ATGCCCTTACTCCAAGAAAAAGGATTCTTATCTAAATTATCCTCCAAACTATCAAAATTAAAATCTGAATCGATTCGAATCCCAACAATAGAAGAAAAAAATGGATTTTTAAAAGCACAAAAACTTGCTTACGAATGTGTCACTACCATCGAGAAAGAAATGTTGCCTGGTTGGACAGAAAAACAAACAGCTAAACGTATGAATGAGTTTTTACGAGATCATGGAGTAAAAACTTTTTTACATAGGCCATTTGCTTGGTTTGGCGAACATGCAAGATTTGACGGTTACCAACGGTTCACTCAATTTCATCCAGGCAAAAAACGATTGGTTGAAGAAGAATCTTTTATCTTAGATGTATCGCCGGTGGTAGATGGCTATATTGGAGATATAGGTTATTCATCTTCATTAATCAAAAACTCAGAACTTGATTCTGGTATGAAATATTTATTACAGCTTCGTGATGAAATTCCAAAATACTTTAGTTCATCGATGACTCCTTCAGAAATTTGGTGGAAAATTGATATTGATGCCAAAAATTCTGGCTTCGATAATGTACATTCGTTATATCCTTTTGCAGTTCTAGGACACAGAGTTTATAAAGTTAATCTTCCCAATATTTCTTTTCCGCTATTGCCTGTTAGCTTTGCAAGTTGGTTTAGTATGCAAGGTTCATATGAATTTTTGTCTCACAAAGTTTTACCCGAATTATTAACGCCAGATCATGAAGGTGATAAAGTAGGACTATGGGCGATAGAACCACATTTAGGTAGAGGTAAAACTGGTTTTAAATTCGAAGAGATTTTAGTTGTAGAAGAAAATAAAGCATATTGGTTGGACGATGAAGTCCCGCATGTAAAAAAATACCAATTGTTAAAAGGATTGAGCTAA
- a CDS encoding SMP-30/gluconolactonase/LRE family protein, with protein sequence MRIQKQNFIFFLLLIIIGCNTNNIKIGKAYKLGPVPNSIQEVTNPDPFLDHMNTTIPLLPGHDDLIFDNQKQVAYASGMDGWIWKLDLKTNHGTTWIKPPVNPAGLQFTNDKKESILFCASKLGGVKYEDHQKVGLYEVNIKTMSLTPLLLTLPKLENSDFEIVYPESKRPIFSIHSLNENNSRPFSLCNDLAVSKDGNRIYISEPFEREDAAMGSGAVPEAIGLYPHGKLWMYDRKKNTISLVMNGFTFVDGIIIAEHSASKEESVIITETTKFRIIRANISGKKEGTFEVLFENLPGLADGLERDTKGRIWVGIIKPRSGLVNFIHNNPWMKPLLLSLPQRILPIAKKTGILVLDPLGKKALYFVMHDGSKIKDISVAVPNIDSVYFPSFDTSSRGLYSIPLNKLKLGE encoded by the coding sequence ATGAGAATTCAAAAACAAAATTTTATATTTTTCCTACTTTTAATTATTATTGGATGTAATACAAACAATATCAAAATAGGAAAAGCATACAAATTAGGTCCTGTTCCTAATTCTATACAGGAAGTTACAAATCCAGATCCATTTTTGGATCATATGAATACTACAATTCCTTTGTTACCTGGCCATGATGATTTAATTTTTGATAATCAAAAACAAGTCGCCTATGCATCAGGAATGGATGGTTGGATTTGGAAATTAGATTTAAAAACAAATCATGGAACTACCTGGATAAAACCTCCAGTTAATCCAGCAGGATTACAATTCACTAATGATAAAAAAGAATCTATTTTGTTTTGTGCTTCAAAACTGGGAGGAGTCAAATACGAAGATCATCAGAAAGTTGGATTGTACGAAGTAAATATCAAAACAATGTCTTTGACACCACTTCTTCTCACTTTGCCTAAGTTAGAAAATTCTGATTTCGAAATTGTTTATCCAGAATCAAAACGTCCCATCTTTTCAATACATTCGTTAAATGAAAATAATTCTAGACCTTTCTCTTTATGTAACGATCTTGCGGTTTCAAAAGATGGAAATCGAATTTATATTTCAGAACCATTTGAAAGAGAAGATGCAGCCATGGGAAGTGGAGCTGTACCAGAAGCCATTGGACTTTATCCTCACGGTAAACTTTGGATGTATGATAGAAAAAAGAATACAATATCACTAGTTATGAATGGTTTTACTTTTGTTGATGGTATCATCATTGCAGAACATTCTGCGTCCAAAGAAGAGTCGGTAATAATTACAGAAACTACCAAGTTTCGAATTATCAGAGCAAACATAAGTGGAAAAAAGGAAGGTACGTTTGAAGTTCTTTTTGAGAATTTACCTGGCCTTGCTGATGGGTTGGAACGAGATACAAAAGGTAGGATTTGGGTTGGGATCATTAAACCACGATCCGGACTTGTGAATTTTATCCATAACAATCCCTGGATGAAACCGTTGTTGTTATCACTACCACAACGGATTTTGCCAATTGCAAAAAAAACAGGAATTTTGGTATTAGATCCTTTAGGAAAAAAAGCATTATACTTCGTTATGCATGATGGTTCGAAAATCAAAGATATCTCTGTTGCCGTTCCGAATATAGATTCTGTTTATTTTCCGTCGTTTGATACCTCATCACGTGGATTGTATTCTATTCCATTGAACAAGCTTAAGTTAGGTGAATGA
- a CDS encoding carboxypeptidase M32 produces MALPQALENYRKQYRKIKLFQDVASVLHWDSEVMMPEEGREYRSAQIAAVAELTHVWMTDKSFLNQIQSAKKTIGELPESARSVWTRELEVLMEEKEKADKLPSEFVSEFAKVTNLAHAEWATAKKDKNFQSFANRLEELVQLSKKQADYFGYVTEPYDALLDSYEKGAKANQIQILFSDLKESLVPIVATAPKFRNPFPGLISIDKQTKFCNRLPSLLGLTTKESRLDTSNHPFSTSLGKGDKRITTRYSEQDPLSSIFGVLHETGHSLYESGLSAMPDWPTPLTEFLSLGIHESQSRLWENQVGRSLPFWEFVYPILLSDFGLTDKELPFKDLYQYINSTEKTKVRVEADQVTYNLHIILRFEIERDLINGKIQVKDLPEIWNSKMKESFGLTIENDAEGVLQDIHWSMGAFGYFPTYTLGNIFSSQFFKKFTEEFPDSHNKFSTKGDFSDLLTWLRKNIHSKGKIFDVDTLMKQTTGESANSKYLISYLNGKIKEVTK; encoded by the coding sequence ATGGCCCTGCCCCAAGCACTCGAAAATTACCGAAAACAATATCGTAAAATCAAATTATTCCAAGATGTAGCATCTGTTTTGCATTGGGATTCAGAGGTGATGATGCCTGAGGAGGGCCGTGAATACCGATCTGCACAAATCGCAGCTGTGGCAGAACTCACTCACGTTTGGATGACCGATAAATCTTTCTTAAACCAAATCCAATCGGCCAAAAAAACTATTGGCGAACTTCCTGAATCTGCGCGGTCTGTTTGGACTCGTGAGTTAGAAGTTCTTATGGAAGAGAAAGAGAAAGCAGATAAATTACCTTCTGAATTTGTTTCCGAATTTGCGAAGGTAACAAACTTAGCACATGCAGAATGGGCGACGGCAAAAAAAGACAAAAACTTCCAATCCTTTGCAAATCGATTAGAGGAGCTGGTTCAATTATCTAAAAAACAAGCAGATTACTTTGGTTATGTGACCGAGCCATACGATGCCTTACTCGACAGTTATGAAAAAGGAGCCAAAGCCAACCAAATACAGATTTTATTTTCTGATTTGAAAGAATCGTTGGTTCCAATCGTTGCCACTGCACCTAAATTTAGAAATCCTTTCCCAGGTTTGATCTCCATAGACAAACAAACTAAATTTTGTAATCGTTTGCCATCGCTTCTTGGATTAACAACAAAAGAATCTAGATTGGATACAAGTAACCATCCGTTTTCAACTAGTTTAGGTAAAGGTGATAAACGAATCACAACTCGCTATTCAGAACAAGATCCCCTTTCTTCCATTTTTGGTGTGTTACATGAGACGGGCCATTCGTTATATGAATCTGGATTATCGGCAATGCCAGACTGGCCCACCCCTTTAACGGAGTTTTTAAGTTTAGGAATCCATGAATCACAAAGCAGATTGTGGGAAAATCAAGTGGGACGTTCCTTACCATTTTGGGAATTTGTTTATCCTATATTGTTATCTGATTTTGGTTTAACTGATAAAGAACTTCCTTTTAAAGACTTATACCAATACATTAATAGTACTGAAAAAACAAAAGTCAGAGTGGAAGCAGACCAGGTTACCTACAACCTTCATATCATTTTACGATTTGAAATTGAAAGAGATCTCATCAATGGGAAGATTCAAGTAAAGGATTTACCTGAGATCTGGAATTCAAAAATGAAAGAAAGTTTTGGACTTACTATCGAGAACGATGCGGAAGGTGTATTGCAGGACATCCACTGGTCAATGGGTGCTTTCGGATATTTTCCTACTTACACATTGGGAAATATTTTTAGTTCACAGTTTTTCAAAAAATTTACAGAAGAATTTCCAGATTCACATAACAAGTTTTCAACAAAAGGTGATTTTTCTGATCTTTTAACTTGGCTTAGAAAAAATATTCATTCTAAAGGAAAAATCTTTGATGTGGATACGCTCATGAAACAGACAACAGGTGAATCTGCAAATTCCAAATATTTAATTTCTTATTTAAATGGAAAAATTAAAGAAGTAACGAAATAA
- a CDS encoding helix-turn-helix transcriptional regulator, whose amino-acid sequence MFATNSMQTDFHSHYAATLAISLDKNITIETELGKDEYRVALVGPNTYHRTVSPGIEMVALLIDPETYEFGSISESVSSGEVKRLDIQKFLPLIDSLWSLYYGDLNNNEATQLQLSLLRTVYPFEELKTTMDPRIQKIAQKIRFEVPSSIRMKEIGKDFSISEDRLIRLFKENLGIPLRRYLLWVRILRAVKELKAGNNLTDAAHAAGFSDSAHFSRTFKENFGFIPSLFFGHLKTAEVRFCESDDSLQ is encoded by the coding sequence ATGTTTGCAACCAATAGTATGCAGACAGATTTTCATTCGCATTACGCAGCGACACTGGCAATCTCTTTAGACAAAAATATAACAATCGAAACTGAATTAGGCAAAGATGAGTATCGAGTTGCTTTGGTTGGTCCAAATACATACCACCGAACAGTTTCACCTGGTATCGAAATGGTAGCGTTACTAATTGATCCCGAAACATACGAATTTGGATCCATTTCTGAATCGGTATCATCGGGCGAAGTAAAACGTTTAGACATTCAAAAATTTTTACCTCTGATAGACTCGTTATGGTCATTGTATTATGGTGATTTAAATAATAACGAGGCAACTCAACTTCAGTTAAGTTTACTTCGAACTGTTTATCCGTTTGAAGAATTAAAAACAACAATGGATCCAAGGATTCAAAAAATTGCCCAAAAAATTAGATTTGAAGTTCCCAGTAGCATTCGAATGAAAGAAATAGGAAAAGATTTTTCTATTTCTGAAGATCGATTGATTCGTTTATTTAAAGAAAATCTTGGAATTCCCTTACGCAGATATCTACTATGGGTCCGTATTTTGCGCGCAGTCAAAGAACTAAAAGCAGGGAACAATCTTACTGATGCTGCTCATGCAGCAGGTTTTTCTGATTCAGCACATTTCTCAAGAACGTTTAAAGAAAATTTTGGATTTATACCTTCTCTCTTTTTTGGTCACCTCAAAACAGCTGAAGTTAGATTTTGTGAATCTGATGACAGTTTACAATAA
- a CDS encoding DUF423 domain-containing protein, whose translation MNLVKKQSSAVLILLICLFGFLAVAIGAFGAHGLKKMIAPELMVIFETGNRYHFYHTLTALVSFLLLQKSLQTDSQNKSSTLLSVATWMFLLGILIFSFSLYTLSVTGIRILGAITPIGGVSFLVGWICLGLGSFYLFVPKK comes from the coding sequence ATGAATCTTGTCAAGAAGCAATCCTCTGCGGTTTTAATCCTTCTCATTTGTCTTTTTGGTTTTTTAGCAGTAGCCATCGGGGCATTCGGCGCACACGGTCTTAAAAAAATGATAGCTCCAGAACTTATGGTGATTTTCGAAACAGGAAATCGTTACCATTTTTATCATACTCTGACCGCCCTCGTTTCTTTTCTATTATTACAAAAGTCACTCCAAACAGACTCTCAAAATAAAAGCTCAACTTTATTAAGTGTGGCTACTTGGATGTTCCTTTTGGGAATTCTGATTTTTTCTTTTAGTTTATATACTCTATCAGTTACTGGAATTCGAATTTTAGGAGCCATCACTCCCATTGGAGGAGTGAGTTTTTTAGTGGGTTGGATTTGTTTAGGGTTGGGATCTTTTTATCTTTTTGTTCCGAAAAAGTAG